The DNA region AGGTAGGCCGGGATGCCCTGAGTTTGCTTGTTCCACTGCATCGATAGAAAGAGTACGTATCGTAGTTATCGCTTTTTTGTCGATAGTATTCATTAAAAAAAATTCCTCCATCAGTATATAAATTTATAATACGCTAAAAACTTGATTATATCTAATTAATTATAAGATTTTAGGGGCAGTGTGTCAAACTTTAAAGCAAGAAAATGTAGGTAAAAGTGATAAATACTTAACAAATAACAGGGTGATTTGCATTATTTTGGGGTTGATGATAAAATTCGAGCAGGAAACATTTTACAAACAGGAGGTAAAGGTATGTTGAAAAAAATAATGTTTTTATGTTTGAGCTTGTTTTTCCTAATGGGTGTAGCTAGTGCACAGCAATTTTCTGAAGGAAAGTCGACTAGAAATGTGCTCCAAACAACTGGTAAAATTAAACAGCTAAATGAAATTGGCGTAAATTTATTGGGCGAAGGAGATTTTAAAGAAGTAGTTTTAAAGTTGGATGATAAAACTTATATTGTAGATGGAATTTCGGGGAAACTGGTTACTGAAAAAAATTTAAAAAAAGGGTTGGCAATTACGGGCTATTACTCGCCGATGACAACAAGAAGTATCCCTCCACAATCAAAAGCTTTTGCTGTGGTTATTGGGGATACGAATGATCGGGCAATATATTTACAGGTAGAGCAAGTATTAAAAGTGCCAAATGGTGTAAGAGTACTATGTACTAATGGCGATCGTTTAGTAACAATAACGAGTGATGTTTTAGTGAACGCTAAGAACATTAAAGTTGGCGATGAGCTTTTAGTTTGGTATCGCATGATGACAATGAGTTTACCGGGACAAGCTACGGCAACTAAGGCTGTAAAACTGAATACACAGGCAAATTGTATTATAAAATTACATGAACTTGCTGGCGTTATTGCTGTAAATGGTCAAGAAATTCAGTTAGCGTCAGATGATCTTTTGAAACAAGAACGGACAGTATTGGTTCCATTAAGAGCAGTAGCTGAAAAACTAGGTTATAAAGTAGAATGGTTAGCAGAAAAGCAGCAAGTAGAATTGCACAAAGGCTGGCAAACTGTAACTTTAAAGGCACAAGTAACTGACTATCAACTTAACAATCAAATGCTTAAGCTAGATGCTGCTCCTCAATTTAACAATGGCAAAATTTTGGTGCCCATGGAATTTTTTAGTGAAGTTTTGGCTTATACAACTGAGATTTTAAGTACACATATTTAGAACTTTTAAAGAAAAACTGCATAATAAAAAGGACAATTCCCGCTCATAATGAGCTAGAATTGTCCTTTGAGTTTTATTGATTAAAGGGCGACGAGAACGCAGTTTTGGATTATTTCAATTTCCAATTCTTTGGCTAAAGCTAATACAGCTTTGCTATCAGCACCAGGTTGAAACCAGGCTATTTTGATACCTAAGGTTTTCATATCTTGTAGAACTTGTAAAGCTGCAGCTTCTGGAACTACAAAATTAACAATTTCGACGGTAGTCGGCAAAGCTGCTAAGTTAGGATA from Succinispira mobilis DSM 6222 includes:
- a CDS encoding CoA-binding protein yields the protein MNTDTALSLKKWAVVGATSNTNKFGCKVYRKLKNCGYEVYAVNPGLEEVLGDKCYPNLAALPTTVEIVNFVVPEAAALQVLQDMKTLGIKIAWFQPGADSKAVLALAKELEIEIIQNCVLVAL
- a CDS encoding copper amine oxidase N-terminal domain-containing protein, which gives rise to MLKKIMFLCLSLFFLMGVASAQQFSEGKSTRNVLQTTGKIKQLNEIGVNLLGEGDFKEVVLKLDDKTYIVDGISGKLVTEKNLKKGLAITGYYSPMTTRSIPPQSKAFAVVIGDTNDRAIYLQVEQVLKVPNGVRVLCTNGDRLVTITSDVLVNAKNIKVGDELLVWYRMMTMSLPGQATATKAVKLNTQANCIIKLHELAGVIAVNGQEIQLASDDLLKQERTVLVPLRAVAEKLGYKVEWLAEKQQVELHKGWQTVTLKAQVTDYQLNNQMLKLDAAPQFNNGKILVPMEFFSEVLAYTTEILSTHI